In Novosphingobium aureum, a single window of DNA contains:
- a CDS encoding ArdC family protein produces the protein MTRKTKTTRHNTAPRTDVYEEVTNQIIAMLEEGTRPWSPRWASGLASLPRRHEGTAYRGINILLLWTAAMTRGYANPYWMTYRQAAELGGQVRKGEKGNLVVHAGTFTPKDGETGEPVTDSEGEEATRKFLKRYVVFNVEQIDGLDMSKYPAPAVEMKNRDERDRELDEAFARWPVPYAEGGPSAFYDPAADRIQMPAFADFESGNAFYATLAHEAVHSTGSAKRLARETLRDYGKAREIRAEEELIAEIGAAMLCAQLGMEPTEREDHAAYVASWLTALRNDKRAIFRAASAAQAASELILSRIDAPVQTIAA, from the coding sequence ATGACCCGCAAGACCAAGACCACCCGCCACAACACCGCCCCACGCACCGACGTGTACGAGGAAGTCACCAACCAGATTATCGCCATGCTCGAAGAGGGCACCCGCCCATGGTCGCCCCGTTGGGCGTCCGGCCTTGCCTCTCTTCCCCGTCGCCACGAGGGCACCGCCTATCGGGGGATCAATATCCTGTTGCTTTGGACCGCCGCCATGACGCGCGGTTACGCCAATCCCTATTGGATGACCTACCGCCAGGCCGCCGAGTTGGGCGGGCAGGTCCGCAAGGGCGAAAAGGGCAATCTTGTCGTGCACGCCGGAACCTTCACCCCCAAGGACGGCGAAACCGGCGAGCCTGTCACCGACAGCGAAGGCGAGGAAGCAACCCGCAAATTCCTGAAGCGCTATGTCGTGTTCAACGTCGAGCAGATCGATGGGCTTGATATGTCCAAGTATCCCGCGCCTGCGGTCGAGATGAAGAACCGCGATGAACGCGATAGGGAACTGGACGAAGCCTTTGCCCGCTGGCCCGTCCCCTATGCCGAGGGCGGCCCGAGCGCCTTCTATGACCCAGCTGCCGACCGTATCCAGATGCCCGCCTTTGCCGACTTTGAGAGCGGCAATGCTTTCTATGCGACCCTCGCCCATGAGGCCGTGCACAGCACCGGGAGCGCCAAGCGTCTCGCCCGCGAAACCCTTCGTGATTATGGAAAAGCCCGAGAAATCAGGGCAGAGGAGGAGCTCATTGCTGAGATTGGCGCCGCCATGCTTTGCGCGCAGCTTGGCATGGAGCCGACCGAGCGTGAGGACCATGCCGCGTACGTAGCTTCGTGGTTGACCGCCCTGCGGAATGATAAGCGGGCCATTTTCCGCGCTGCCAGCGCGGCACAGGCTGCCAGCGAATTGAT